In a single window of the Salmo trutta chromosome 21, fSalTru1.1, whole genome shotgun sequence genome:
- the tm6sf2a gene encoding transmembrane 6 superfamily member 2, with protein MQLPVDICVFLLSLVAPAVLYTMNNVIKQPVMVLTLGAAVLYIIPYVMSFLVLHLLALQHWENIDPLFYVLAVFSFTCLVGLTNALEQDGYISGYMGFYLKKGEPHLSAAYAVMMNYWEGVLHFLLFLIIIHRMFRGKSYRSLALFWAGSSIAHQIVFIPGVVIGKYGSNIHPAFWRNTPFLLLPIWGAILLFSRERELPIIPADKIAVAQERSLLYRPVDLILSLLLLGAMAFSVFRGVVALDCPLDTCFTYIYQYEPYLKDPVVFPRITMLVYLFYALPLLAAFIYGLRNPGCTWMLDWAIFFAGAIAQTQWCHIGGSLHSRTPFTYRVPTDKWSTVMILNGLYVAVPILLAIRCRLSPTFFMPTVPEGQTSPEKKDN; from the exons ATGCAGCTGCCTGTGGACATATGTGTTTTCCTTCTGTCTCTTGTGGCTCCTGCGGTTCTCTACACTATGAACAATGTCATAAAACA gCCTGTAATGGTGTTGACACTAGGAGCTGCCGTACTGTACATTATACCCTACGTCATGTCTTTCCTCGTCCTCCATCTTCTCGCATTGCAACACTGGGAAAACATTGACCCCTTGTTTTATG tgttGGCTGTGTTTTCCTTCACATGTCTGGTGGGCCTGACCAATGCTTTGGAACAGGATGGCTACATCTCTGGTTACATGGGCTTCTACCTGAAGAAG GGGGAGCCCCATCTGAGTGCAGCCTACGCTGTGATGATGAATTACTGGGAGGGAGTCCttcacttcctcctcttcctcatcatcaTCCATCGCATGTTCAGGGG GAAGTCCTATCGCAGCCTGGCGTTGTTCTGGGCTGGGTCTTCCATCGCCCACCAGATCGTCTTCATCCCAGGAGTAGTCATCG GTAAATATGGTTCAAACATTCATCCCGCCTTCTGGAGGAATACTCCCTTCCTGTTGCTGCCCATCTGGGGAGCCATCCTGCTcttcagtagagagagagagctgccaaTCATTCCTGCAGACAAG ATTGCAGTAGCGCAGGAGAGAAGTCTCCTCTACAGACCTGTTGACCTGAtcctgtctctgctgctgctgggagCCATGGCCTTCTCTGTCTTCAGGGGCGTC gtGGCCCTTGACTGTCCTCTGGATACCTGCTTCACCTATATCTACCAGTATGAGCCTTACCTCAAGGATCCTGTGGTCTTCCCTAGGATCACG ATGCTGGTGTATTTGTTCTATGCGTTGCCTCTGCTGGCTGCATTCATATACGGGTTGAGGAACCCTGGTTGTACCTGGATGCTGGACTGGGCCATCTTCTTTGCGGGGGCCATAGCCCAG ACCCAGTGGTGCCATATCGGGGGATCACTCCACTCCCGAACCCCCTTCACATACCGGGTCCCAACAGACAAATGGTCGACCGTTATGATTCTAAACGGGCTGTATGTAGCTGTACCAATCCTCCTAGCCATCCGATGTCGCCTCAGCCCCACTTTCTTCATGCCTACTGTACCAGAGGGACAGACTAGCCCTGAGAAGAAGGACAACTAA